In Firmicutes bacterium ASF500, a single genomic region encodes these proteins:
- the mleN_2 gene encoding Malate-2H(+)/Na(+)-lactate antiporter, with protein sequence MKETRKTISPGKSIAILVLSLAVLLYCVAGLKANPGVSLILASLAAVFLGTAFGYTWQDFEADIGDTFKTMFMGMLIMMFVGILIGSWMTSGTVPLLMYYGLKLLPAPIFLVATCILCCLMSLMTGTSWGTMGTIGVALMGVAEGLGIPAPYAAGAIVVGAIFGDKLSPLSDTTIMAPYVSGVDIIEHIKSMLYTTVPCLLVSLGLYVVLGLRFQGGNIQSENYQLILQTLSENFSLNPLLLLPPVVVLVLIFLRKPTIPVFGIGILLADVLAVLIQGRTLKEVLTAMASGMNASTGVSLVDSMINRGGLLNMMSSVALIIGAAMFSSSLKTTGVFQVLLDAIQKYAKGRKSLLGFSYILHLVLASLVGVYLVTFSIVGPILAPMFDKYGLHRKNLSRMLEDTGTAFSPIVPWSNISVFILGTLGVSSFEYVLYAPITYLGVVFAAIYIMTGFGIYNQDDVMLIKEKRTSASQE encoded by the coding sequence ATGAAGGAAACAAGAAAAACCATATCTCCCGGCAAGTCCATCGCGATCCTGGTCCTCTCTCTGGCGGTACTGCTGTACTGCGTGGCGGGCCTGAAAGCGAATCCCGGCGTCAGCCTGATTCTGGCCTCTCTGGCCGCCGTCTTTTTGGGCACGGCCTTTGGGTACACCTGGCAGGACTTTGAGGCCGACATCGGCGATACCTTTAAGACCATGTTTATGGGTATGCTGATTATGATGTTCGTGGGTATCCTGATTGGGTCCTGGATGACCTCCGGGACCGTCCCGCTGCTCATGTATTACGGGCTGAAACTGCTGCCCGCCCCTATTTTCCTGGTCGCCACCTGTATTCTGTGCTGTCTGATGTCCCTGATGACCGGTACCTCCTGGGGGACGATGGGCACCATCGGCGTTGCCCTGATGGGCGTGGCGGAGGGCCTGGGCATCCCGGCTCCCTATGCCGCGGGCGCGATTGTGGTGGGGGCGATCTTCGGTGACAAGCTCTCCCCCCTCTCCGACACGACCATTATGGCCCCCTATGTGTCCGGCGTGGACATTATCGAGCACATCAAGTCCATGCTGTACACCACCGTCCCCTGTCTGCTGGTGTCCCTGGGGCTGTATGTGGTTTTGGGACTGCGGTTCCAGGGCGGCAATATCCAGAGCGAAAACTATCAGCTGATTCTCCAGACGCTGAGTGAAAACTTTAGCCTGAATCCCCTGCTGCTCCTGCCCCCAGTGGTGGTCCTGGTTCTGATCTTCCTCCGGAAGCCGACAATCCCTGTGTTTGGCATCGGAATCCTGCTGGCGGACGTGCTGGCCGTCTTGATCCAGGGCCGGACCCTGAAAGAGGTCCTGACCGCTATGGCAAGCGGAATGAACGCCTCCACGGGCGTGTCGCTGGTGGATTCCATGATTAACCGGGGCGGCCTGCTGAATATGATGTCCTCCGTGGCGCTGATTATTGGAGCGGCGATGTTCAGCTCCTCGCTGAAAACCACCGGAGTGTTCCAGGTGCTGCTGGACGCCATTCAGAAATATGCCAAGGGCCGCAAGTCCCTGCTGGGATTCAGCTACATCCTGCACCTCGTTCTGGCCTCTCTGGTCGGCGTCTACCTGGTGACCTTCTCCATCGTAGGTCCCATCCTGGCCCCCATGTTTGACAAGTACGGCCTGCACCGCAAGAACCTCTCCAGAATGCTGGAGGACACCGGCACTGCCTTCTCACCCATCGTCCCGTGGAGCAACATCTCCGTCTTTATCCTGGGTACGTTGGGCGTGAGCTCCTTTGAATATGTGCTGTACGCGCCGATCACCTATCTGGGTGTGGTCTTTGCCGCGATCTACATTATGACCGGATTTGGAATCTACAATCAGGATGATGTGATGCTCATTAAAGAGAAGCGTACCAGCGCCAGCCAGGAGTGA